The following coding sequences lie in one Maribacter forsetii DSM 18668 genomic window:
- a CDS encoding lipoprotein N-acyltransferase Lnb domain-containing protein, with amino-acid sequence MFRKITFLLVLFFTASLSLAQNAQLSPLSKISLLTVGTGEDLAAKFGHSAIRLQDPTLGIDEVYGYGTYDFEDPNFYLNFTRGKLSYTISRIPFKYFEYSYQQEKRWIREQELDVNLEQRNNIITFLEHNLLPENKKYKYDFLFDNCATRIPLVFEKTLGNTFKFDYNHLEEQLTFRELIRLKLNPNSWSNFGIDLALGSVIDREASPYEHLFLPIYVYEQMKHTTLDGKPIVKKETLLLDIPEQEDRSPLFLTPLFWLSIVLLLVCYITYTDYKNLRRNKWLDFGLFTVTGLAGVLILFLWFATDHLATKANFNSLWAFAPNIIIAFIVIKKQIPSWMITYIIFLTILLGITCMLWMFKIQVFSILLIIVLLALAIRYVYLIYYFKSKQLSKK; translated from the coding sequence ATGTTCAGAAAAATCACATTTCTTTTAGTACTCTTTTTTACTGCATCTTTGAGTCTTGCTCAAAATGCACAACTATCACCATTATCAAAAATCAGCTTATTGACCGTTGGTACAGGTGAAGATTTAGCAGCCAAATTTGGGCATAGCGCTATAAGACTACAGGACCCAACTCTAGGTATTGACGAAGTTTACGGTTACGGAACTTACGATTTTGAAGATCCTAATTTCTATCTGAACTTTACACGTGGTAAACTATCATACACCATTTCTAGAATTCCGTTCAAGTATTTTGAGTACTCTTACCAGCAAGAAAAACGATGGATAAGGGAACAAGAGCTAGATGTCAATTTAGAACAGCGCAATAATATTATCACTTTTTTAGAGCACAACTTACTGCCCGAGAACAAGAAGTATAAGTATGACTTTTTGTTCGATAATTGTGCCACTAGAATACCTCTGGTATTTGAAAAAACTTTGGGTAATACCTTTAAATTCGATTATAACCACCTAGAAGAGCAATTAACATTTAGGGAGTTGATTCGTCTAAAATTGAATCCGAATTCGTGGTCCAATTTTGGTATTGATTTAGCTTTAGGCTCTGTAATTGATAGAGAGGCATCGCCTTACGAGCATTTGTTCTTACCTATTTATGTGTATGAGCAAATGAAGCACACCACTTTAGATGGCAAACCTATAGTTAAAAAGGAAACTCTATTATTAGACATACCAGAACAAGAAGATAGGTCTCCCCTATTTTTAACCCCTTTATTTTGGCTAAGCATAGTATTGCTTTTGGTCTGCTACATTACGTATACGGATTATAAAAATCTTCGCAGAAATAAATGGTTAGACTTCGGGTTATTTACTGTAACCGGACTAGCAGGTGTACTTATATTATTCCTGTGGTTTGCAACAGATCATTTAGCCACCAAAGCCAACTTCAATTCCCTTTGGGCATTTGCACCAAACATTATCATAGCATTTATAGTAATCAAAAAACAGATTCCATCATGGATGATTACTTACATCATATTTTTAACCATATTATTGGGTATCACTTGTATGCTGTGGATGTTTAAAATTCAAGTGTTTTCCATATTATTAATCATCGTTTTACTAGCATTAGCTATTCGCTATGTTTACCTCATTTATTATTTTAAGAGTAAACAACTAAGTAAAAAATAA
- a CDS encoding DUF2795 domain-containing protein, with amino-acid sequence MYWTLELASYLSDAPWPASKDELIDYSIRTGAPLEVVENLQSMEEEGGEIYESIEEIWPDYPTEEDYLWNEDEY; translated from the coding sequence ATGTATTGGACATTAGAATTAGCATCTTATTTAAGTGATGCACCTTGGCCGGCAAGTAAAGATGAGTTAATAGATTACTCCATCAGAACTGGAGCCCCTCTTGAAGTTGTAGAAAATTTACAATCTATGGAAGAAGAAGGTGGCGAAATATATGAATCTATCGAAGAGATCTGGCCTGACTATCCAACGGAAGAAGACTACCTCTGGAACGAGGACGAATATTAA
- a CDS encoding ABC-F family ATP-binding cassette domain-containing protein, which produces MNLLTVENISKAYGEHVLFDNLSFGINKDQKIALIAKNGTGKTSILNILSGADTPDSGQVNYRKSTRVSFLAQEPVMDPNLTVEETIFASDNEVLQVIKNYEKALLNIEEADAYQKAFEAMDRFEAWDFETQYKQILYKLKLDDLNAKVGKLSGGQKKRLALANALINKPDLLVLDEPTNHLDLEMIEWLEEFFAKENMTLFMVTHDRYFLERVCNEIIELENGKLYPYKGNYSYYLEKKEARIEQEAVEQHKTELLFKKELDWMRRQPKARTTKSKSRIDDFAVIKDKASQRRKDHQVQLELNMERMGSKILELHKISKSFPNKPILDKFEYVFQKGERIGIIGKNGTGKSTFLNILSGRDQPDSGKVVVGETIKFGYYTQKGIEIKEGQKVIDVIREFGDYIPLMKGRQISAQQLLERFLFDRKKQYDFVDKLSGGERKRLYLCTILIQNPNFLILDEPTNDLDIVTLNVLESFLMDFQGCLMVVSHDRYFMDKIVDHLFVFRGDAVVEDFPGNYSDYRAYEDSQILEKREQKETQTTTKTNWKEPDASPKISYAEQQEYKKLEREIQKLEKSKVVLQEKFTDSSLSGDDIKNLSIELKEVTDAIETKTERWFELSALMEG; this is translated from the coding sequence ATGAACCTACTTACCGTTGAAAATATTTCGAAAGCCTATGGCGAACATGTTCTTTTTGACAACCTATCTTTTGGTATCAACAAAGACCAAAAAATTGCCTTGATCGCTAAAAACGGTACAGGAAAAACATCGATTCTTAATATACTATCGGGTGCAGATACTCCCGATTCCGGTCAGGTAAATTACCGTAAATCTACACGGGTTTCCTTTTTGGCGCAAGAGCCGGTTATGGACCCAAACCTAACTGTAGAAGAAACTATTTTTGCATCTGACAACGAGGTATTACAAGTTATTAAAAACTATGAAAAAGCGCTTTTAAATATTGAAGAGGCAGATGCCTACCAAAAAGCATTTGAAGCAATGGACCGCTTTGAAGCTTGGGATTTTGAAACCCAATATAAGCAGATTCTATATAAGTTAAAGTTAGATGATTTAAATGCCAAGGTGGGCAAACTATCTGGTGGACAAAAGAAGCGTTTGGCATTGGCTAATGCCTTAATAAACAAACCAGACCTTTTAGTCTTAGATGAACCTACCAACCATTTAGATTTAGAAATGATCGAATGGTTAGAAGAGTTCTTTGCGAAAGAAAACATGACCTTGTTTATGGTAACACATGACCGTTATTTTTTGGAACGTGTTTGTAATGAAATCATTGAACTAGAAAACGGAAAACTATATCCATATAAAGGGAATTACAGTTACTATTTAGAAAAGAAAGAAGCACGTATAGAGCAAGAGGCGGTAGAGCAGCATAAAACAGAGCTTCTCTTTAAGAAGGAATTAGATTGGATGCGCAGGCAACCAAAAGCACGTACCACTAAGTCTAAATCTAGAATAGATGATTTTGCCGTTATTAAAGACAAAGCAAGTCAACGTAGAAAAGACCACCAAGTTCAGTTAGAATTGAACATGGAGCGTATGGGAAGCAAAATTCTTGAACTACACAAGATTTCAAAATCTTTTCCGAATAAACCGATTCTTGACAAGTTTGAATATGTATTTCAAAAAGGAGAACGTATTGGTATCATCGGCAAGAACGGTACCGGTAAATCTACCTTCTTAAATATTTTAAGCGGACGCGACCAACCGGACAGCGGTAAAGTAGTTGTGGGAGAAACCATCAAATTTGGGTATTACACTCAAAAAGGTATTGAAATAAAAGAAGGTCAGAAAGTAATCGATGTTATTCGCGAATTTGGAGATTACATTCCGCTAATGAAAGGCAGACAGATTTCTGCACAGCAGTTATTGGAGCGTTTTCTTTTTGACAGAAAAAAACAGTATGATTTTGTTGATAAGCTAAGTGGTGGTGAGCGTAAACGGTTGTACCTATGTACCATATTGATACAGAATCCTAATTTCTTAATATTAGATGAACCTACCAACGATTTAGATATTGTTACATTGAATGTATTGGAAAGCTTCTTAATGGATTTCCAAGGATGTTTAATGGTTGTTTCTCACGACCGTTACTTTATGGATAAGATCGTAGATCACCTATTTGTATTTAGAGGTGATGCGGTTGTTGAAGATTTCCCTGGCAACTACTCTGACTATAGAGCATATGAAGACAGTCAGATTTTAGAAAAGAGAGAGCAAAAAGAAACGCAAACAACTACAAAGACCAATTGGAAAGAACCGGATGCTTCGCCAAAAATCTCATACGCAGAACAGCAAGAGTATAAGAAGTTAGAAAGAGAGATTCAAAAATTGGAAAAATCTAAAGTAGTATTACAAGAAAAATTCACTGATAGCTCTTTAAGTGGCGATGATATCAAGAACCTATCCATTGAGCTTAAAGAAGTTACCGATGCCATAGAAACCAAAACAGAACGTTGGTTTGAGCTTTCTGCATTAATGGAAGGTTAG
- a CDS encoding serine hydrolase domain-containing protein, whose product MQKLSFLSFFIFYVLFTLQVQGQTKHKSQIDSLLEVCYQRGIFNGNALILNQGQYIYSGSKGFTDGSKTHELNKKSVFDIGSISKEFNAVAIMMLKEKGLLTLDDKISKYELGFPDWSNNVTIKNLLQYTSGLPLIDWENTHGDNDIYQNLKYLKVLEFEPGKGYLYSNNNIFVQRLIIEKVVGKSFNEFLLEDILEPLNMNNSVIDHQYANSNFVRGFNSNEVNDHELELKMSGWVCPSIGDLEIWTTKLMSNKIISKESLYSLFEAYSDESQSALGNGKFKNGELISYEHHGSSMNYESIVHFNLTDNSSIILMTNSKSLKIGEIREAITQILNDKDFYIPQKSVYLTIREKTYNDVDKGIAYYNSLKESDFSTYNFSDKWELARLSYKLFEMDKNKDAHKILKLLVSELPSESEEALQFLGSRMLNENQVGKAISICELMVSKFPSDKSYSGLGDAFFKNKEIKEALNNYNKSLEINPDNENSKKMISKIEKM is encoded by the coding sequence ATGCAGAAGCTGTCTTTTCTATCTTTTTTTATTTTTTATGTGTTATTTACTTTGCAAGTCCAAGGGCAAACTAAACATAAAAGCCAAATTGATTCTTTGTTAGAGGTTTGTTATCAGCGTGGTATTTTCAATGGTAACGCTTTAATCTTAAACCAAGGGCAATATATTTATAGTGGAAGTAAAGGCTTTACAGATGGAAGTAAAACTCATGAGCTTAACAAAAAATCAGTTTTTGATATTGGATCAATTTCTAAGGAGTTCAATGCTGTTGCCATTATGATGTTAAAGGAAAAGGGCTTATTAACTTTAGATGATAAAATTTCGAAATATGAATTGGGATTTCCTGATTGGTCAAATAATGTTACTATTAAAAACCTTTTACAATATACTAGTGGTTTACCTTTAATTGACTGGGAAAATACACATGGGGATAATGATATTTATCAAAATTTAAAATATCTAAAAGTTTTAGAGTTTGAGCCGGGAAAAGGGTATCTCTATAGTAATAATAACATATTTGTTCAACGGCTCATTATTGAAAAGGTTGTTGGTAAATCTTTTAACGAATTTTTACTTGAAGATATTCTAGAGCCTTTAAATATGAATAATTCCGTTATTGACCATCAATATGCTAACTCTAATTTTGTAAGAGGGTTTAATAGTAATGAAGTTAATGATCACGAATTGGAATTGAAAATGTCTGGTTGGGTATGCCCGTCAATTGGCGATTTGGAAATTTGGACCACAAAACTAATGTCTAATAAAATTATTTCTAAAGAGTCATTATACTCGCTTTTTGAAGCTTATTCAGATGAAAGTCAATCTGCTTTAGGTAATGGTAAATTTAAAAATGGAGAGTTGATTAGTTACGAACATCATGGCTCATCAATGAATTATGAGTCTATTGTACATTTCAATTTAACGGATAATTCTTCGATAATTTTAATGACAAATAGTAAGAGTTTAAAAATTGGAGAAATTCGAGAGGCGATTACTCAAATTTTAAATGATAAAGACTTTTATATACCACAAAAATCTGTGTATTTAACTATACGAGAAAAAACTTATAATGATGTGGACAAAGGGATTGCTTATTATAATAGTTTAAAGGAGTCGGATTTTAGTACTTATAACTTTTCAGATAAATGGGAGCTTGCACGTTTGTCATACAAGTTATTTGAAATGGATAAAAATAAAGATGCACATAAAATCTTAAAATTGCTAGTTTCGGAATTGCCGTCTGAATCAGAAGAAGCATTACAATTTTTAGGGTCAAGAATGTTAAATGAGAACCAAGTAGGTAAAGCCATTTCTATATGTGAATTGATGGTATCTAAATTCCCTTCTGATAAATCTTATAGTGGCTTAGGTGATGCATTTTTTAAAAATAAGGAAATAAAAGAAGCTCTTAATAATTATAATAAATCCTTGGAAATCAATCCGGACAATGAAAATTCTAAAAAAATGATTTCGAAAATAGAAAAAATGTAG
- a CDS encoding cob(I)yrinic acid a,c-diamide adenosyltransferase: MKVYTKTGDDGTTGLFGGTRVPKHHMRIDSYGTVDELNSWIGLIRDQDIDPIYQHQLIAIQEHLFTIGAILATNPEKEMLKNGTERLKITKVGTAEINFLEDAIDQMDSQLPQMTHFILPGGHTTVSYCHIARTVCRRAERISTLLHQNEPFDKNVLSFINRLSDYLFVLARKLSYDLQANEIKWVPKKKD, translated from the coding sequence ATGAAAGTATATACCAAAACAGGAGATGATGGCACTACCGGACTATTTGGTGGCACACGTGTACCAAAGCATCATATGCGAATTGACAGTTATGGTACCGTAGATGAGTTAAATTCTTGGATCGGACTTATTAGAGATCAAGATATTGATCCTATATACCAGCATCAACTCATTGCAATTCAAGAACATTTGTTTACCATTGGAGCTATTTTAGCTACAAATCCAGAAAAGGAAATGCTTAAAAATGGTACGGAGCGTTTAAAAATAACAAAAGTAGGTACTGCTGAAATCAACTTTTTGGAGGACGCTATTGATCAAATGGATTCGCAATTACCGCAAATGACCCATTTTATTCTACCTGGTGGTCATACAACCGTGTCATACTGTCATATTGCCCGTACGGTATGCAGAAGGGCTGAGCGTATTTCAACTTTATTGCACCAAAATGAACCATTTGATAAAAATGTGTTATCTTTTATAAATAGACTTTCAGATTATCTCTTTGTATTGGCACGAAAATTGTCCTATGATTTACAAGCAAATGAAATAAAATGGGTTCCTAAAAAAAAGGACTAA
- a CDS encoding pyruvate carboxylase codes for MKIKKVLVANRSEIAIRVLRACTELNIKTVAIYTYEDRYSQHRNKADESYQIGEDNQPLKPYLDIPQIIALAKAKNVDAIHPGYGFLSENSEFARQCAANGIIFIGPDPKVMDALGDKITAKKVAVKCNVPIIESNKKKLTSLKVALAEAATIGYPIMLKAASGGGGRGMRIIRKDEDLEMNFDSARNEALNAFGDDTMFLEKYVEDPKHIEVQIVADNHGNIRHLHERDCSVQRRHQKVVEIAPSHNVSEEVKQNLYKYAVDIAKEVNYNNIGTVEFLVDPDDNIYFIEVNPRIQVEHTVTEMVTGIDLVKTQIFVAGNYKLDSQQIKIYGQETIATYGFALQCRLTTEDPVNNFTPDYGTVTTYRSASGMGIRLDAGSIYQGYQVSPFFDSMLVKVSSHGRTLDGATRKMVRALKEFRIRGVETNIHFLQNVIQHPTFKDGKVTVNFIQNTPALFDIKLSQDRTSKVVNFLAEVIVNGNSDVKYIDENKVFRNAKVPKFNPLEAHPKGTKDMLTEMGPEKFCAWLMDEKKIHYTDTTMRDAHQSLLATRMRTYDMLRVAESYAKNHPNTFSMEVWGGATFDVSMRFLHESPWTRLRELRKAVPNILFQMLLRGSNGVGYKAYPDNLIEKFVEKSWENGVDIFRIFDSLNWVKAMEPSINYVRNKTGGIAEAALSYTGDILNVNETKYNLKYYTQLAKDLENAGAHMIAIKDMAGLLKPYAATELVTALKDTVKLPIHLHTHDTSSLQTTTYLKAIEAGVDVVDVALGGLSGLTSQPNFNSVVEMMKGQPRAHEFDMPKLNQFSNYWEDTRELYYPFESGLKSGTAEVYGHEIPGGQYSNLRPQATALGLGDRFDEVKKMYADVNKLFGNLIKVTPSSKVVGDMAIFLVTNELTTEDVMTRGEEISFPDSVISFFMGDLGQPVGGFPKKLQKIILKNKKPYTNRPNAHLAPTDFDKEFKAFKKKFQKGFTRAIEMEDFLSYTLYPKVFEKAHENYKLYGNLALVQTKHFFYGMKLREETLIELEPGKTVIVRLLSVGIPNELGMRTVFFQVNGENRFVDVLDTSLNLKIEENEKIDPANDDQIGAPLQGSLYKVLVKKGQEVKENDPLFVIEAMKMETTVTAFKSGKVASISLKEGSMVKQDDLVVTIS; via the coding sequence ATGAAGATTAAAAAGGTTTTAGTAGCCAACAGAAGTGAAATTGCAATTCGTGTATTACGTGCCTGTACAGAGCTAAACATTAAAACAGTTGCCATTTATACTTATGAAGACCGCTATTCTCAACACCGGAACAAAGCCGATGAATCTTACCAAATAGGTGAAGACAATCAGCCATTAAAACCTTATTTGGACATTCCGCAGATTATAGCTTTGGCAAAGGCTAAAAATGTAGACGCCATTCACCCAGGATACGGCTTCTTATCTGAAAACTCTGAATTTGCAAGACAATGTGCCGCTAACGGTATTATTTTCATTGGTCCAGATCCAAAAGTGATGGATGCTCTTGGGGATAAAATTACCGCCAAAAAAGTTGCTGTAAAATGTAATGTTCCCATTATTGAAAGCAATAAAAAGAAACTGACATCTTTAAAAGTCGCATTGGCTGAAGCCGCAACCATAGGATACCCGATAATGCTAAAAGCCGCCTCTGGTGGTGGTGGCCGTGGTATGCGAATCATTAGAAAAGATGAAGATCTAGAAATGAATTTTGATTCTGCCCGTAACGAAGCATTAAACGCTTTTGGCGATGACACCATGTTTCTTGAAAAATATGTAGAAGACCCTAAACATATAGAAGTACAGATCGTAGCCGATAACCACGGTAATATTCGCCACTTGCATGAACGTGACTGTTCTGTTCAACGTCGTCATCAAAAAGTAGTAGAAATTGCACCTTCGCATAATGTCAGTGAAGAAGTAAAACAGAATCTTTACAAATATGCCGTTGACATTGCCAAAGAGGTCAACTATAACAATATTGGAACGGTAGAGTTTTTAGTAGATCCTGATGACAACATATATTTTATCGAAGTAAACCCAAGAATACAAGTTGAACATACGGTTACAGAAATGGTTACCGGTATTGATTTGGTAAAAACACAGATATTCGTTGCCGGTAATTACAAATTAGATAGCCAGCAAATAAAAATATATGGTCAAGAGACCATTGCTACGTATGGCTTTGCCCTTCAATGTAGATTAACTACTGAAGACCCGGTTAATAATTTTACCCCGGATTACGGCACAGTGACTACGTATAGAAGTGCCTCTGGTATGGGTATTCGTTTAGATGCAGGTAGTATTTACCAAGGCTATCAGGTGAGTCCGTTTTTTGATTCCATGTTGGTAAAAGTTTCCTCGCACGGTAGAACACTAGATGGCGCTACACGTAAAATGGTACGTGCATTAAAAGAGTTTAGAATTAGAGGTGTTGAAACCAATATTCATTTCTTACAGAACGTAATTCAGCATCCTACTTTTAAGGATGGCAAGGTTACGGTAAACTTTATACAGAACACCCCTGCCCTATTTGATATAAAACTTTCTCAAGATAGAACCTCTAAGGTGGTGAACTTTTTGGCAGAGGTAATTGTCAATGGTAATTCTGATGTTAAATATATAGACGAAAACAAAGTTTTTAGAAACGCGAAGGTTCCAAAATTCAATCCGTTAGAAGCTCATCCGAAGGGAACAAAAGATATGCTGACCGAAATGGGTCCGGAGAAATTTTGTGCTTGGTTAATGGATGAAAAGAAGATTCATTATACGGACACCACCATGCGCGATGCCCATCAATCTTTATTGGCAACAAGAATGCGCACGTATGATATGTTGCGCGTAGCGGAGAGTTATGCCAAAAATCACCCAAACACATTTAGTATGGAAGTTTGGGGCGGTGCAACTTTTGATGTGAGTATGCGATTCTTACATGAGAGTCCGTGGACTAGGCTACGTGAACTACGCAAAGCTGTACCTAATATATTATTTCAAATGCTTCTTAGAGGCTCAAACGGAGTTGGTTACAAGGCATACCCAGATAATTTGATTGAAAAATTCGTTGAGAAATCTTGGGAAAACGGCGTAGATATATTCAGGATTTTTGATTCGCTCAATTGGGTGAAAGCTATGGAACCTAGTATTAACTACGTACGAAACAAAACTGGCGGTATTGCCGAAGCAGCGTTGAGTTATACAGGAGATATTCTTAATGTAAACGAAACCAAATACAACTTAAAATATTATACGCAACTTGCAAAAGACCTAGAAAATGCCGGTGCGCATATGATTGCTATAAAAGATATGGCGGGACTTTTAAAGCCGTATGCTGCTACGGAATTGGTAACCGCGTTAAAAGACACGGTTAAGCTACCTATTCATTTACATACACATGATACTTCTTCACTACAAACAACTACCTACTTAAAAGCAATTGAAGCAGGTGTTGATGTTGTTGATGTTGCATTGGGCGGATTATCCGGCTTAACATCTCAGCCCAACTTTAATTCGGTAGTTGAAATGATGAAGGGTCAGCCAAGGGCACATGAGTTTGATATGCCGAAGCTGAATCAGTTTTCTAACTACTGGGAAGATACAAGAGAGTTATATTATCCTTTTGAATCCGGATTAAAATCTGGTACTGCAGAAGTCTATGGTCATGAAATACCTGGCGGACAGTATTCAAACTTACGCCCGCAAGCAACAGCATTAGGTCTTGGCGATAGATTTGATGAAGTAAAGAAAATGTATGCCGATGTAAATAAACTTTTTGGAAACCTGATCAAGGTAACTCCAAGTTCAAAAGTTGTTGGCGATATGGCCATATTTTTGGTTACGAACGAACTTACTACAGAAGACGTCATGACACGTGGTGAGGAAATATCGTTCCCAGATTCTGTTATTAGTTTCTTTATGGGAGATTTAGGTCAGCCCGTTGGCGGATTTCCTAAAAAGCTTCAAAAAATCATTCTTAAAAACAAGAAGCCTTATACAAATAGACCGAATGCTCATCTAGCACCAACAGATTTCGATAAGGAATTCAAAGCCTTTAAAAAGAAGTTTCAAAAAGGATTTACACGTGCTATAGAAATGGAAGATTTTCTTTCGTATACCCTATACCCAAAAGTGTTTGAAAAAGCACATGAAAATTATAAACTATACGGTAACCTAGCATTGGTACAAACAAAGCATTTCTTCTATGGCATGAAACTTCGTGAAGAAACCTTAATAGAATTAGAACCAGGTAAGACTGTAATCGTAAGATTACTTTCTGTAGGTATACCGAATGAGTTAGGTATGAGAACCGTATTCTTTCAGGTAAACGGGGAAAATAGATTCGTTGATGTTTTAGATACTTCCTTAAATCTAAAAATTGAAGAAAACGAAAAAATAGACCCAGCAAATGATGATCAGATTGGAGCGCCATTACAAGGGTCTCTATATAAAGTTTTGGTCAAGAAAGGCCAAGAAGTAAAAGAGAACGATCCTTTATTCGTTATTGAAGCCATGAAAATGGAAACTACGGTTACCGCATTTAAATCTGGTAAAGTAGCATCAATTAGTTTAAAAGAAGGTAGTATGGTAAAGCAAGATGATTTGGTGGTAACCATTTCATAA